From a single Couchioplanes caeruleus genomic region:
- a CDS encoding cold shock domain-containing protein codes for MAVAGTIREWRDDEGWGVIDSSETPEGCWAHFSAAAVEGFAAFGQGQAVWLEWESPGQDGYAWRATRFWPRDAEPVDRPSQPEAGAAYRSTLTLSFDESAIPEKH; via the coding sequence ATGGCGGTGGCGGGGACGATCCGGGAGTGGCGCGACGACGAGGGCTGGGGGGTCATCGACTCCTCCGAGACGCCCGAGGGCTGCTGGGCGCACTTCAGCGCGGCGGCCGTCGAGGGCTTCGCCGCGTTCGGCCAGGGCCAGGCGGTGTGGCTCGAGTGGGAGTCGCCGGGCCAGGACGGCTACGCGTGGCGGGCGACGCGATTCTGGCCGCGGGACGCGGAACCGGTGGACCGCCCGTCGCAGCCGGAGGCCGGTGCGGCCTACCGCAGCACGCTGACGCTGTCGTTCGACGAGTCGGCGATCCCGGAAAAGCACTAG
- a CDS encoding ArsA family ATPase, which translates to MSQYARSVADQTAPRLDVDALLADPAIRIVVCCGAGGVGKTTTAAALGLRAAERHGRRTVVLTIDPARRLAQSMGLNELDNTPRQVKGIDTEATGGELHAMMLDMKRTFDEVVQAHTSPQRAAEIFANPFYQAMSSTFSGTQEYMAMEKLGQLRSRDEWDLIVVDTPPSRSALDFLDAPARLSRFLDGRMLRMLMAPARGGRSMFSLVTASFGIFSRAVQKILGAQLLTDLSGFVAALDSMFGGFRQRADETYRILQDPQTAFLVVAAPERDAVREAAYFAERLVAERMPLAGLVLNRTHQAALESVPAAEAEAAAAALDAAGDQRTTADALRVHAGLLRLIEREVRVAARFTDAFPQVPAVAVTAQPADVHDVDGLRTIGDALTA; encoded by the coding sequence GTGAGTCAGTACGCTCGAAGCGTGGCTGATCAGACCGCTCCGCGCCTGGACGTCGACGCCCTGCTCGCCGACCCGGCCATCCGCATCGTCGTGTGCTGCGGCGCGGGCGGCGTGGGCAAGACGACGACGGCGGCCGCCCTGGGCCTCCGGGCCGCCGAGCGGCACGGCCGCCGCACCGTCGTGCTCACCATCGACCCGGCCCGCCGGCTGGCCCAGTCCATGGGCCTCAACGAGCTGGACAACACGCCGCGGCAGGTCAAGGGCATCGACACCGAGGCGACCGGCGGCGAGCTGCACGCCATGATGCTCGACATGAAGCGCACGTTCGACGAGGTCGTGCAGGCGCACACCTCGCCGCAGCGCGCCGCGGAGATCTTCGCCAACCCCTTCTACCAGGCCATGAGCTCGACGTTCTCCGGCACGCAGGAGTACATGGCGATGGAGAAGCTGGGTCAGCTGCGCTCCCGCGACGAGTGGGACCTGATCGTGGTGGACACCCCGCCGTCGCGCTCGGCGCTCGACTTCCTGGACGCCCCGGCGCGCCTGTCGCGCTTCCTCGACGGCCGGATGCTGCGCATGCTCATGGCGCCGGCGCGCGGCGGGCGCAGCATGTTCAGCCTGGTCACGGCCTCGTTCGGGATCTTCTCGCGGGCGGTGCAGAAGATCCTCGGCGCCCAGCTGCTGACCGACCTGTCCGGCTTCGTCGCCGCCCTGGACTCCATGTTCGGCGGCTTCCGGCAGCGCGCGGACGAGACGTACCGCATCCTGCAGGACCCGCAGACCGCGTTCCTGGTGGTCGCAGCACCGGAGCGCGACGCGGTCCGCGAGGCCGCGTATTTCGCGGAGCGGCTGGTCGCGGAGCGGATGCCGCTCGCCGGGCTGGTGCTCAACCGCACCCATCAGGCGGCCCTGGAGTCGGTTCCGGCGGCCGAGGCCGAGGCGGCGGCCGCCGCGCTCGACGCGGCGGGTGATCAGCGCACGACCGCGGACGCGCTGCGGGTGCACGCCGGGCTGCTCCGGCTGATCGAGCGGGAGGTACGGGTCGCCGCCCGCTTCACCGACGCGTTCCCGCAGGTGCCGGCGGTGGCGGTGACGGCGCAGCCCGCCGACGTCCACGACGTCGACGGGCTGCGAACGATCGGCGATGCGCTGACCGCGTGA
- a CDS encoding ArsA-related P-loop ATPase, which translates to MTRTLESVGRNSWPARLHVVTGKGGTGKTTVAAALALGLAAGGHRTLLVEVEGRQGIAQLFGTEPLPYEELRIATPAEADGEVRALAVDPEEALLEYLDMFYKLGAAGRALRKIGAIDFATTIAPGLRDVLLTGKVKEATTRSADGRRAYDAVVLDAPPTGRIGRFLNVTAETAKLAKMGPIKTQSDGVASLLRSPMTSVHVVTLLEEMPVQESLDAIGELRALNIPVGRIIVNGARPPLLAGAKVTKTELKRGLAAAGLPTDPATVAGLQAEAKAHLTRRELEESLRADLTEADHPMVELPMLEDGVDRDGLHRLAAVLMSV; encoded by the coding sequence ATGACACGTACGCTCGAAAGCGTGGGTAGGAACAGTTGGCCCGCCCGTCTGCACGTGGTGACGGGCAAGGGCGGGACGGGCAAGACCACCGTGGCGGCGGCGCTGGCGCTGGGGCTGGCGGCCGGCGGGCACCGCACGCTGCTCGTCGAGGTCGAGGGGCGGCAGGGCATCGCCCAGCTCTTCGGCACCGAGCCGCTGCCGTACGAGGAGCTGCGGATCGCCACCCCGGCTGAGGCCGACGGCGAGGTGCGGGCGCTGGCGGTGGATCCCGAGGAGGCCCTGCTCGAGTACCTCGACATGTTCTACAAGCTGGGCGCCGCCGGCCGCGCCCTGCGCAAGATCGGTGCGATCGACTTCGCCACCACGATCGCCCCCGGCCTGCGGGACGTCCTGCTCACCGGCAAGGTGAAGGAGGCGACCACGCGCTCGGCGGACGGCCGGCGCGCGTACGACGCGGTGGTGCTGGACGCGCCACCGACCGGCCGGATCGGCCGGTTCCTGAACGTGACGGCCGAGACCGCGAAGCTGGCGAAGATGGGCCCGATCAAGACCCAGAGCGACGGCGTCGCCTCCCTGCTGCGCTCCCCGATGACCTCGGTGCACGTCGTCACGCTGCTCGAGGAGATGCCGGTCCAGGAGAGCCTGGACGCGATCGGCGAGCTGCGCGCGCTGAACATCCCGGTCGGCCGGATCATCGTCAACGGCGCCCGGCCGCCGCTGCTGGCCGGCGCCAAGGTCACCAAGACCGAGCTGAAGCGCGGGCTGGCCGCGGCCGGTCTGCCGACCGACCCGGCGACGGTCGCCGGGTTGCAGGCCGAGGCGAAGGCGCACCTCACCCGGCGCGAGCTGGAGGAGTCGCTGCGGGCCGACCTGACCGAGGCTGACCACCCGATGGTGGAGCTGCCGATGCTGGAGGACGGCGTGGACCGCGACGGCCTCCATCGGCTCGCCGCTGTACTCATGAGTGTCTGA
- a CDS encoding WhiB family transcriptional regulator, producing MGMISDWPSMAACQSGDPDALFVQGAEQNVAKRICRSCPVRYECLADALDNRIEFGVWGGMTERERRALLRRHPHVASWRKMFEAALREKGADKVLVSTR from the coding sequence ATGGGGATGATCAGCGACTGGCCCAGCATGGCGGCGTGTCAGAGTGGCGACCCTGACGCGCTGTTCGTGCAGGGCGCCGAGCAGAACGTGGCGAAGAGGATCTGCCGCAGCTGCCCGGTCCGCTACGAATGCCTCGCCGACGCGCTGGACAACCGGATCGAGTTCGGTGTCTGGGGAGGCATGACCGAGCGGGAGCGCCGCGCACTGCTGCGCCGGCACCCGCACGTGGCGAGCTGGCGGAAGATGTTCGAAGCCGCGCTGCGCGAGAAGGGCGCCGACAAGGTGCTCGTCTCGACCCGCTGA
- a CDS encoding methyl-accepting chemotaxis protein, translated as MTMLGRFVPDAALSEQAFAARHRVLRFLLWLHVPVVLVLGYFTGELSPGHHATLLLAVIGGVLACGVIAGTATSQRGRAISTSVGFLLAADALVHAGGGSIDLHFHFFVVIVLIGLYQEWTAFAVAVALVATHHFGVGLLAPELVFAHAGHSTSTLFWRALLHAGFVLAMSAAQIAYWQFDAAARRENEARRAQLAEETATRLREAAEEATRREENAREEAAAQLARAEQMAVRLEHVLQRTSETGARLRTDADEALGGFESALSDVARTVEHASEQVGTTLSDADAALTSLEELRTSVADIATIAGMIQAVADQTNLLALNATIEAARAGDVGKGFAVVAGEVKQLAGQTAEATARIEATVHEVTTGAAAVGKAVSEMTSRLSSVADAQRLASSVMGEQVTLAGQTRELVTSAADEVAHSTAGITP; from the coding sequence ATGACGATGCTCGGCCGCTTCGTACCGGATGCCGCCCTCTCGGAGCAGGCGTTCGCCGCCCGGCACCGGGTGCTGCGGTTCCTGCTCTGGCTGCACGTCCCCGTGGTCCTCGTGCTCGGCTACTTCACCGGGGAGCTCAGCCCGGGCCACCACGCCACGCTGCTGCTCGCCGTGATCGGCGGCGTCCTCGCCTGCGGGGTCATCGCCGGCACCGCCACGAGCCAGCGCGGCCGTGCGATCTCCACCAGCGTGGGCTTCCTGCTCGCCGCGGACGCGCTCGTGCACGCCGGCGGCGGCTCGATCGACCTGCACTTCCACTTCTTCGTGGTGATCGTGCTCATCGGCCTCTACCAGGAATGGACCGCCTTCGCGGTGGCCGTCGCCCTGGTGGCCACGCACCACTTCGGCGTCGGCCTGCTCGCCCCCGAGCTCGTGTTCGCCCACGCCGGCCACTCCACCTCGACGCTCTTCTGGCGCGCCCTCCTGCACGCCGGGTTCGTGCTGGCGATGTCGGCGGCGCAGATCGCGTACTGGCAGTTCGACGCGGCCGCCCGGCGCGAGAACGAGGCCCGCCGGGCGCAGCTCGCCGAGGAGACGGCCACCCGGCTGCGCGAAGCCGCCGAGGAGGCCACCCGGCGCGAGGAGAACGCCCGCGAGGAGGCGGCCGCCCAGCTGGCCCGCGCGGAGCAGATGGCCGTACGCCTCGAGCACGTCCTGCAGCGCACCAGCGAGACCGGCGCCCGGCTGCGCACCGACGCGGACGAGGCCCTGGGCGGCTTCGAGTCGGCGCTGTCGGATGTGGCCCGTACCGTCGAGCACGCCAGTGAGCAGGTCGGCACCACTCTCTCGGACGCCGACGCGGCGCTGACGTCCCTGGAGGAGCTGCGCACCTCGGTGGCGGACATCGCCACGATCGCCGGCATGATCCAGGCGGTCGCCGACCAGACCAACCTGCTCGCGCTCAACGCGACCATCGAGGCGGCCCGCGCGGGCGACGTCGGCAAGGGCTTCGCGGTGGTGGCGGGCGAGGTGAAGCAGCTCGCCGGTCAGACCGCCGAGGCGACGGCCCGCATCGAGGCCACCGTGCACGAGGTGACCACGGGCGCCGCCGCCGTCGGCAAGGCCGTGTCGGAGATGACGAGCCGGCTGAGCTCGGTGGCCGACGCCCAGCGCCTCGCCTCGTCCGTGATGGGCGAGCAGGTCACGCTCGCCGGCCAGACCCGTGAACTGGTCACGAGCGCGGCCGACGAGGTGGCCCACTCCACCGCGGGCATCACGCCCTGA
- a CDS encoding RidA family protein, whose protein sequence is MTAPTPVSGDGGADAYAKLAELGLTLPTVVPPLASYVPAVQSGNYVYVSGQLPMVDGKLPYTGKVGADVTPEQGTELARYCALNALAAIDALVGLGRIVKIVKVTGFVASAEGFTGQPAVVNGASNLFGDVLGELGRHARSAVGVSELPLGAPVEVEVIAEIA, encoded by the coding sequence GTGACGGCGCCGACTCCCGTGTCCGGTGACGGCGGCGCGGACGCGTACGCCAAGCTGGCCGAGCTGGGCCTGACGCTTCCGACCGTGGTGCCGCCGCTGGCGTCGTACGTGCCGGCTGTGCAGTCGGGCAACTACGTGTACGTCTCCGGGCAGCTACCGATGGTGGACGGGAAGCTGCCGTACACCGGGAAGGTCGGCGCGGACGTCACCCCGGAGCAGGGCACCGAACTGGCCCGTTACTGCGCGCTGAACGCGCTCGCGGCGATCGACGCGCTGGTCGGCCTCGGCCGGATCGTGAAGATCGTCAAGGTGACCGGGTTCGTGGCGTCGGCCGAGGGCTTCACCGGCCAGCCGGCCGTGGTCAACGGGGCGTCGAACCTGTTCGGCGACGTGCTCGGCGAGCTGGGCCGGCACGCGCGCAGCGCCGTGGGTGTCTCGGAGCTGCCCCTCGGCGCGCCGGTCGAGGTCGAGGTCATCGCGGAGATCGCCTGA
- the cutA gene encoding divalent-cation tolerance protein CutA: MSEDVVEVVVTAADAEWLAGFTRRLVEERLAACGHQIAAIRSVYRWEGAVHDDPEARVALHTRASLVPEIVALADAEHPYDVPCVLALPVAGGNPAYLAWVVAETREPS; this comes from the coding sequence GTGAGCGAGGACGTGGTGGAGGTCGTGGTCACCGCGGCCGATGCGGAGTGGCTGGCCGGGTTCACCCGGCGGCTGGTCGAGGAGCGGCTGGCCGCCTGCGGGCACCAGATCGCCGCGATCCGGTCGGTCTACCGGTGGGAGGGGGCCGTGCACGACGACCCCGAGGCGCGGGTCGCCCTGCACACCCGCGCCTCGCTGGTCCCGGAGATCGTCGCGCTGGCCGACGCCGAGCATCCGTACGACGTGCCGTGCGTGCTCGCCCTGCCAGTGGCCGGGGGTAACCCGGCCTACCTGGCGTGGGTGGTCGCCGAGACCAGGGAACCGTCCTAG
- a CDS encoding DUF4177 domain-containing protein, with translation MQKWEYVTVPLLVHATKQILDNWGEDGWELVQVVPGPNQEQLVAYMKRAKS, from the coding sequence ATGCAGAAGTGGGAGTACGTGACCGTGCCGCTGCTGGTCCACGCGACCAAGCAGATCCTCGACAACTGGGGTGAGGACGGCTGGGAGCTGGTGCAGGTCGTGCCCGGCCCCAACCAGGAGCAGCTCGTCGCGTACATGAAGCGGGCAAAGTCGTGA
- the pyrE gene encoding orotate phosphoribosyltransferase, with amino-acid sequence MTDSDLARQVRDVSRLTGEFVLRSGRTATEYFDKYQFEADPVLLDQLAEQMAVLIPEGTEVLAGLEMGGIAVVTALGRHAKLPCAFVRKQAKQYGTARLSEGAEVAGRRVLVVEDVVTSGGQVVISTNELRKLGAHVDHALCVIDRQEGGAEALSAEGIKLRALLTRADLEAAA; translated from the coding sequence GTGACTGACTCTGACCTTGCGCGGCAGGTCCGCGACGTGAGCCGACTGACCGGCGAGTTCGTCCTGCGCTCCGGCCGGACCGCCACCGAATACTTCGACAAGTACCAGTTCGAGGCCGACCCGGTGCTGCTCGACCAGCTCGCCGAGCAGATGGCCGTGCTCATCCCCGAGGGCACCGAGGTGCTGGCCGGCCTCGAGATGGGCGGCATCGCCGTGGTGACCGCGCTGGGCCGGCACGCCAAGCTGCCCTGCGCGTTCGTCCGCAAGCAGGCCAAGCAGTACGGCACCGCCCGGCTCTCCGAGGGCGCCGAAGTGGCGGGCCGGCGCGTGCTGGTCGTCGAGGACGTGGTCACCTCCGGCGGCCAGGTGGTCATCTCGACGAACGAGCTGCGCAAGCTCGGCGCGCACGTGGATCACGCGCTCTGTGTGATCGACCGCCAGGAGGGCGGGGCCGAGGCGCTGTCCGCGGAGGGCATCAAGCTGCGCGCCCTGCTGACCCGGGCGGACCTCGAGGCCGCCGCCTAG
- a CDS encoding glycoside hydrolase family 19 protein: MPRKRLLAILATVGVAVAGAAAAVIPMTSSNAAEACAAAYSSSAVYTGGMKASYGSHNWTAKWWTQGETPSTGGSGVWQDNGTCGGGTTPPPNTGGSCNYPNWAAGTFYPAGSIVKYTNGNHYRAKYENPGYDPVISTWFWEPYSCTGGGTTNPPPPPSTGSGFPVSEAQFNQMFPNRIPFYSYAGLLDAVKKFPAFTTSGSDTVRKQEAAAFLANVNHESGGLVYVEEINQANWPLYCDRSQPYGCPAGQSAYHGRGPIQLSWNFNYKAAGDALGIDLLNNPDRVKNEASVAYQTAVWYWMTQRGPGSMTPHDAMVNSRGFGETIRSINGSLECNGGNPAQVQSRVDAYNRFTAILGVSPGSNLYC, translated from the coding sequence ATGCCCAGAAAACGGCTCTTGGCGATCCTGGCGACCGTGGGCGTCGCCGTCGCCGGTGCGGCCGCCGCGGTCATCCCCATGACGTCCTCGAACGCGGCCGAGGCCTGCGCTGCGGCTTACAGCAGCAGCGCCGTCTACACGGGCGGCATGAAGGCGTCGTACGGCAGCCACAACTGGACCGCGAAGTGGTGGACCCAGGGCGAGACGCCGAGCACCGGCGGCTCCGGCGTGTGGCAGGACAACGGCACGTGCGGCGGCGGCACCACGCCCCCGCCCAACACCGGCGGCAGTTGCAACTACCCCAACTGGGCTGCGGGCACGTTCTACCCGGCCGGCTCGATCGTGAAGTACACGAACGGCAACCACTACCGGGCCAAGTACGAGAACCCGGGCTACGACCCGGTCATCAGCACCTGGTTCTGGGAGCCGTACAGCTGCACCGGCGGAGGAACGACCAACCCGCCGCCGCCGCCGAGCACCGGCTCGGGCTTCCCGGTCAGTGAGGCCCAGTTCAACCAGATGTTCCCGAACCGGATCCCGTTCTACTCGTACGCCGGCCTGCTCGACGCCGTGAAGAAGTTCCCGGCGTTCACCACCTCCGGCAGCGACACGGTCCGCAAGCAGGAGGCCGCGGCCTTCCTGGCGAACGTCAACCACGAGTCCGGCGGGCTGGTCTACGTCGAGGAGATCAACCAGGCGAACTGGCCGCTGTACTGCGACCGCAGCCAGCCGTACGGGTGCCCGGCCGGGCAGTCCGCGTACCACGGTCGCGGGCCGATCCAGCTGAGCTGGAACTTCAACTACAAGGCGGCCGGCGACGCGCTCGGCATCGACCTGCTGAACAACCCGGACCGGGTCAAGAACGAGGCGTCGGTGGCCTACCAGACCGCCGTCTGGTACTGGATGACCCAGCGCGGCCCGGGCTCGATGACCCCGCACGACGCCATGGTGAACAGCCGCGGCTTCGGCGAGACGATCCGCAGCATCAACGGCTCGCTCGAGTGCAACGGCGGCAACCCCGCGCAGGTGCAGAGCCGCGTGGACGCGTACAACCGTTTCACCGCGATCCTCGGCGTCAGCCCCGGCAGCAACCTCTACTGCTGA
- a CDS encoding GatB/YqeY domain-containing protein — protein sequence MGTLKDRLNDDLHSAMKGRDELTTSTLRMALSALRTAEVSGDAARELSDDEVLAVLTKEAKKRREAATAFRDAGRADQAEKETAEGEILDRYLPAQLSDEEIAELVAGALRDGGFSGKAQMGPAMRAVQAAVAGRAEGGRVAAEVRRQLG from the coding sequence ATGGGAACGCTGAAGGACCGCCTGAACGACGACCTGCACTCCGCCATGAAGGGCCGCGACGAGCTGACCACGTCGACGCTGCGCATGGCGCTCTCCGCCCTCCGCACCGCCGAGGTGTCCGGTGACGCCGCGCGCGAGCTCTCGGACGACGAGGTGCTCGCCGTGCTCACCAAGGAGGCGAAGAAGCGGCGCGAGGCCGCGACCGCCTTCCGGGACGCCGGCCGCGCGGACCAGGCCGAGAAGGAGACCGCCGAGGGGGAGATCCTCGACCGCTACCTGCCGGCCCAGCTGAGCGACGAGGAGATCGCCGAGCTGGTCGCGGGCGCGCTGCGGGACGGCGGCTTCAGCGGGAAGGCCCAGATGGGCCCGGCCATGCGGGCGGTTCAGGCCGCGGTGGCGGGGCGCGCCGAGGGAGGCCGCGTGGCGGCGGAGGTACGCCGGCAGCTCGGCTGA
- a CDS encoding transglycosylase domain-containing protein, whose translation MRRRDHNIFANATSLLICGLLAGVVVAAAAFPAVAMSGLAAKAGGETFASLPSELKQASAPQISRIFASDNKTQISVFYDEFRSDAPLKDISVNMQHAIIAAEDHEFYKHNGVDLKGVARAFVNNNSGKSSTQGASTLTMQYVRMSLAYSATNPQEVVDATKDSPKRKITEMKYAMQVEKELTKEQILERYLNAAPFGNGAYGVYAASQVYFQKKPKDLSIAESALLASMVKAPTAFNPTTASGYPQALARRNYVVNDMLELGFITPDEAKKATNTKISKTVKRTGNGCVSVAKNHWGFFCDYFYRWWLSRNEFGATTYDRERRLKSGGYRIQTSMDITAQSAARENIGDHIKEKNKNALLLAGVQPGTGKVRALAANRRFKLDDPDKPQNKISSDPRKARKKIRGTYPNTTNPLLSGGGDITGYQAGSVFKIFTVVAALENGYPLAYPIDAPPRYVSKYIIAPGPSTCNGKYYCPSNAAKNEAGVFNMWTGFGASVNTYFVPLQERVGAEKVVDVARRFGVQFRAKQDADFAATEQSAHQWGAFTLGVSSSTPLDMANAYATLAGDGMYCTPTPVEQITAQDGEKIDVGKPHCTRATSPDVARAAIDAARCPVGDSAQLGSCKGRTAPQAHSIIKHPIYGKTGTTDHDKTAALIISSNSLTVAGYLVNPDYADHSDRMSHAIVNPAVWDTMRDYMEGKPKVQFKKPGDRKISIGDQRSIPDVTCATVDGAKARLRSAGFSASVGQEVESNCPKGTAAGTSPDGRTIKGGFVSILVSKGKEDKKPDSKPDTRVPIIPPRPGRR comes from the coding sequence ATGCGCAGACGCGATCACAACATCTTCGCCAATGCGACCTCGCTGCTGATCTGCGGACTGCTGGCCGGCGTCGTCGTGGCCGCCGCGGCATTCCCCGCCGTCGCGATGTCCGGCCTGGCCGCCAAGGCGGGCGGGGAGACCTTCGCGAGCCTGCCCAGCGAACTCAAGCAGGCCAGCGCGCCCCAGATCAGCCGGATCTTCGCGTCCGACAACAAAACGCAGATCTCGGTCTTCTACGACGAGTTCCGCAGTGACGCGCCGCTGAAGGACATCTCGGTCAACATGCAGCACGCGATCATCGCGGCCGAGGACCACGAGTTCTACAAGCACAACGGCGTCGACCTCAAAGGCGTCGCCCGCGCATTCGTGAACAACAACAGCGGCAAGTCGTCCACGCAGGGCGCCTCGACGCTCACGATGCAGTACGTCCGCATGTCCCTGGCCTATTCGGCGACGAACCCGCAGGAAGTCGTCGACGCCACCAAGGACAGCCCCAAGCGCAAGATCACCGAGATGAAGTACGCGATGCAGGTCGAGAAAGAGCTCACCAAGGAGCAGATTCTCGAGCGCTACCTGAACGCGGCGCCCTTCGGCAACGGCGCGTACGGCGTCTACGCCGCCAGCCAGGTGTACTTCCAGAAGAAGCCGAAGGACCTCAGCATCGCCGAGTCCGCCCTGCTCGCCAGCATGGTGAAGGCGCCCACCGCGTTCAACCCGACCACCGCCAGCGGCTACCCGCAGGCGCTGGCCCGGCGCAACTACGTGGTCAACGACATGCTGGAGCTCGGCTTCATCACCCCGGACGAGGCCAAGAAGGCGACCAACACCAAGATCAGCAAGACGGTCAAGCGGACCGGCAACGGCTGCGTCTCGGTGGCGAAGAACCACTGGGGCTTCTTCTGCGACTACTTCTACCGCTGGTGGCTGAGCCGCAACGAGTTCGGCGCCACCACGTACGACCGCGAGCGGCGGCTCAAGAGCGGTGGCTACCGCATCCAGACCTCCATGGACATCACCGCACAGAGCGCGGCGCGGGAGAACATCGGGGACCACATCAAGGAGAAGAACAAGAACGCGCTGCTCCTGGCCGGCGTCCAGCCCGGCACCGGCAAGGTCCGCGCGCTCGCCGCCAACCGCCGCTTCAAGCTCGACGACCCGGACAAGCCGCAGAACAAGATCTCCTCGGACCCGCGCAAGGCGCGCAAGAAGATCCGGGGCACGTACCCGAACACCACGAACCCGCTGCTCAGTGGCGGTGGCGACATCACCGGTTACCAGGCCGGCTCGGTGTTCAAGATCTTCACGGTGGTCGCGGCGCTGGAGAACGGCTACCCGCTCGCCTACCCGATCGACGCCCCGCCCCGGTACGTGTCGAAGTACATCATCGCGCCCGGCCCCTCGACCTGTAACGGCAAGTACTACTGCCCGTCGAACGCGGCGAAGAACGAGGCCGGCGTCTTCAACATGTGGACCGGCTTCGGCGCGTCGGTCAACACGTACTTCGTACCGCTGCAGGAACGGGTCGGCGCGGAGAAGGTCGTCGACGTGGCGAGACGCTTCGGCGTGCAGTTCCGCGCCAAACAGGACGCCGACTTCGCCGCCACCGAGCAGTCCGCGCACCAGTGGGGCGCGTTCACCCTCGGCGTCTCCTCCTCCACCCCGCTGGACATGGCGAACGCGTACGCCACGCTGGCCGGCGACGGCATGTACTGCACGCCCACCCCCGTCGAGCAGATCACCGCGCAGGACGGCGAGAAGATCGACGTCGGCAAGCCGCACTGCACCCGCGCCACCTCCCCGGACGTGGCGCGCGCGGCGATCGACGCGGCCCGCTGCCCGGTCGGCGACAGCGCCCAGCTCGGCAGCTGCAAGGGCCGTACGGCGCCGCAGGCGCACAGCATCATCAAGCACCCGATCTACGGCAAGACCGGCACCACCGACCACGACAAGACCGCCGCGCTGATCATCAGCAGCAACTCGCTGACCGTGGCGGGCTACCTGGTCAACCCGGACTACGCCGACCACTCCGACCGCATGTCGCACGCGATCGTCAACCCCGCGGTGTGGGACACGATGCGCGACTACATGGAGGGCAAGCCGAAGGTCCAGTTCAAGAAGCCGGGCGACCGGAAGATCTCGATCGGCGACCAGCGGTCGATCCCGGACGTGACCTGCGCGACCGTGGACGGCGCCAAGGCCCGGCTGCGCAGCGCGGGCTTCAGCGCCTCCGTCGGGCAGGAGGTCGAGTCGAACTGCCCCAAGGGCACCGCGGCCGGCACCAGCCCCGACGGCCGGACCATCAAGGGCGGCTTCGTCAGCATCCTGGTCAGCAAGGGCAAAGAGGACAAGAAACCCGACTCCAAGCCGGACACCCGCGTCCCGATCATCCCGCCGAGACCCGGGCGGCGGTAG
- a CDS encoding metallophosphoesterase, which produces MRKRPFIALAASVTAAGGATFAYASLIERNLFTLRRFNVPVLEPDAEPLRILHLSDLHMMPGQHRKQAWVAALAGTDPDLVVVTGDNMASPDAVPGVQRALRPLLDLPGAFVFGSNDYRGPVWKNPLQYLLPQREYVQGADLPFEDLRSAFTGAGWADLNNARTVLKAGGRSVELVGVDDPHIDRDDYPSVAGVVSPDADLHLGVTHTPASRVLDAMAADGFALLLAGHTHGGQVCVPGYGALTTNCDLPHAMAKGLHRWPGSDAWLHVSAGLGTHPTAPIRFACRPEASILTLIPR; this is translated from the coding sequence ATGCGCAAGCGTCCCTTTATCGCCCTGGCCGCCTCGGTGACCGCCGCCGGCGGCGCCACATTCGCGTACGCGTCCCTGATCGAACGCAACCTGTTCACGCTGCGCCGCTTCAACGTCCCGGTGCTGGAGCCCGACGCCGAACCGTTGCGCATCCTGCACCTGTCGGACCTGCACATGATGCCCGGCCAGCACCGCAAGCAGGCCTGGGTCGCGGCGCTGGCCGGCACGGACCCGGACCTCGTCGTGGTCACCGGCGACAACATGGCCTCGCCGGACGCCGTACCGGGCGTGCAGCGGGCGCTCCGGCCGCTGCTGGACCTGCCCGGCGCGTTCGTGTTCGGCTCCAACGACTACCGCGGCCCGGTGTGGAAGAACCCGCTGCAGTATCTGCTGCCGCAACGCGAGTACGTCCAGGGCGCCGATCTGCCGTTCGAGGACCTGCGCTCGGCGTTCACCGGCGCGGGCTGGGCGGACCTCAACAACGCCCGTACGGTGCTCAAGGCCGGCGGCCGCTCGGTGGAGCTGGTGGGTGTCGACGACCCGCACATCGACCGCGACGACTACCCGTCGGTGGCCGGCGTCGTCTCCCCCGACGCCGACCTGCACCTCGGCGTCACGCACACCCCGGCGTCCCGGGTCCTGGACGCGATGGCGGCCGACGGCTTCGCGCTGCTGCTCGCCGGGCACACCCACGGCGGCCAGGTCTGCGTGCCGGGTTACGGCGCCCTGACCACCAACTGCGACCTGCCCCACGCCATGGCGAAGGGCCTGCACCGGTGGCCGGGCTCGGACGCGTGGCTGCACGTCTCCGCGGGACTGGGCACCCACCCGACGGCACCCATCCGCTTCGCCTGCCGCCCCGAGGCGTCGATCCTCACGCTCATCCCCCGCTGA